Proteins encoded in a region of the uncultured Sunxiuqinia sp. genome:
- a CDS encoding family 43 glycosylhydrolase, which yields MLFGDTLRRGIPFSKDPHVIKFNGNYLMYFSIPPFEDNTDPMNGWAIGIAKSSNLTDWEKVGEILPDRDYEEKRLMCTRGSGYRRAGAFVLSNLRKLKNDAIRHAVSDDGINFERNSTNPIFRPTGDWNYGRAIDAEVFRFEDRYLLYFATRDTSMDIQMQGVAAAPLNTNFNREDWKQLTDEPILAPKYPWEGRCVEGASIIQRGDSLYLFYAGAYNNGPQQIGVAKSDDGVHWERLSNKPFLANGDPGEWNSCESRHPHIFKDEDGRTHLFFQGNNDFGKNWRISQKEVIWTKNGPELDD from the coding sequence ATGCTGTTTGGCGATACTTTACGCCGGGGAATTCCTTTTTCCAAAGACCCGCATGTTATCAAGTTCAATGGAAATTACCTGATGTATTTTTCCATTCCACCATTTGAAGACAATACGGATCCGATGAACGGCTGGGCGATAGGGATTGCCAAAAGCTCCAATTTAACCGATTGGGAAAAAGTTGGCGAGATTCTGCCCGACCGGGATTACGAAGAAAAAAGGCTTATGTGCACCAGGGGCTCTGGTTATCGAAGGGCAGGTGCATTTGTTCTATCAAACTTACGGAAATTGAAAAATGATGCGATTCGTCATGCGGTTTCCGATGACGGAATTAATTTTGAAAGAAATTCAACCAATCCGATTTTTCGGCCCACGGGCGACTGGAACTACGGGCGTGCTATCGATGCCGAGGTTTTCCGATTCGAGGATCGCTATCTGCTATATTTTGCAACTCGCGATACGAGTATGGATATTCAAATGCAGGGAGTCGCTGCTGCTCCGCTCAATACCAACTTTAACCGCGAAGATTGGAAACAACTGACCGACGAACCCATTCTAGCACCGAAATACCCGTGGGAGGGGCGCTGTGTTGAGGGCGCTTCCATTATTCAACGGGGCGACAGCCTGTATCTGTTTTATGCGGGAGCATACAATAATGGACCTCAGCAGATTGGTGTTGCTAAAAGTGATGATGGCGTTCATTGGGAGCGGTTGAGCAATAAGCCGTTCTTAGCCAATGGTGATCCCGGCGAATGGAATTCCTGCGAATCCAGACATCCACACATCTTCAAAGATGAAGATGGCCGCACCCATTTATTTTTTCAGGGAAATAATGATTTTGGAAAAAACTGGAGGATTTCTCAAAAAGAAGTTATCTGGACTAAAAATGGACCTGAACTGGACGATTAA